The Nitrospirota bacterium genome segment AAATTCATCGACCGCATGGTGGCAGATAGCCGCCAGGTCGCGCTGAACCACACTGCCGGCCTGTCGATGCCCCAGCAGATCCAGATGGCCCTGTTCTCCCTGTTCGCGCTGCTTGACAAGGCGAACAGCTATAAGACACTCTGCCAGCTCATCGTGCGTCGGCGTTACCAGGCGCTCTGGGAAGGTTTGGGACTTCCATCGCCACCCGATGAGAACAGGGCTTTCTATTATGTAGAACTCGATATCATGGTCTGGGCCGAAAAGGTCTACGGCCCCGACTTCGTGAAGTTCCTCCGGAAGAACTACGAATGCACGGATATCCTGTTCCGCCTCGCTGAGAAGTCAGGTGTCGTGCTGATGCATGGCGGTGGCTTCGGTGGGCCGGACTGGTCGGTCAGGGTATCGCTCGCCAACCTGCCGGAGGATACTTATCCGAAGATCGGCCAGTACCTCAAGGAGGCGGCCGAGGGCTATGTCGAGGAATGGAAGGCTGCTACATCAAAGATGACGAAAAAGAAGTAACTAGGACAAACCAACCAAGCAGACAAGGAGGAAATACCATGAAGAGAATGACATCGAACATGTTTCGGAGCATTTTGACGACTGTCGTCGCACTGATGCTGATCGCGTCGGCGGCGCAGGCCAAACCCAAGATCATGATCCTCGCAACGGGCGGCACTATCGCTGGCGCGCAGGCCAGCACGAGCGAGGCGGGATACAAGTCAGGCAGCTTTTCCGTTGATGACCTCATCAAGGCCGTGCCCCAGCTGAAGGACCTTGCGGACATCACCGGAGAGCAAGTGGCCAACATTGGCAGCCAGACTATGAATCACGAAGTGTGGCTGAAGCTTGCGAAGCGGGTCAATGAGGTTCTCAAAGGCGACACCGACGGTGTGGTCATCACCCACGGTACGGACACGATGGAGGAAACGGCTTACTTCCTCAGCCTTGTGGTGAAGAGCGACAAGCCGGTCGTGCTGGTAGGGTCCATGCGGCCTGCCACTGCTATAGGTGCGGACGGTCCGGCCAATCTCTACGACGCGGTAGCACTAGCAGCCAATCCGGAAGCCAAGGGACGTGGCCCGCTCGTCGTCCTCAATGATGAGATCCACTACGCCCGCGAAGCGCAAAAGACGAACAGCACGGCGCTGGATACATTCAAGTCGCCGAACCGCGGACGGGCAGGCGTCATGAACACGGGCAAGGCCTACTTCTTTTCCACCAACACCACGGTCCATACGACGAAGAGCGAGTTTTCCGTGGACGGCAAAGTTGTTAACGACCTGCCGTACGTGGAGGTCGTCTACTCCTATGCCAATTTCGGTCGTGACACCATCGACTTCCTCGTCGGGAAGGGTGTGAAAGGCATCGTGCTCGCTGGAGTGGGCGATGGGAACAGCACTGATACTGCGATTGCCGCACTTGCAGAAGCTGCCAAGAAGGGCGTTGCCGTCGTACGCTCTACACGCACGGGCAGCGGCCTCGTTGTGCGCAACGTGGAAGTGGACGACGAGAAGCTGGGGTTCATCGCCGCTATGGAACTCAATCCCCAGAAGGCCCGCATCCTGCTCATGCTCGGCCTGATGAATACGAACGATCCTAAGAAACTGCAGGATTTCTTCATGAAGTACTGAGAGAACCGGTCGCCTGCGCGTCCCGTGCATTATCTCGGTTGCATGAGTGCGCCGGGACGCGCGGATCAAACGTCTTGAAACGGTGTAGGATAGGCGATGGTCTTGTGAGCGTACACTATAGGAGATACTCAGTATGGACTATTTTGTGAAGGCCCTTCAAGAGCATCAGGAACTGGCTATCTTCCTTGCTCTCGCTCTAGGGTTTTTCATTGGCCGGTTCAAGATCGGATCGTTTACCCTGGGAACCGTTGTGGGTACGCTGCTGGCAGGCGTCCTCATCGGGCAGATCGATATCAAGGTCCCGGCGATCGTAAAGACCATTTTTTTCGACCTGTTCCTCTTCACGACTGGGTACAAGGTCGGGCCCCAGTTCTTCCGGGGGCTGAAAAAGGATGCCCTGTCCCAGATGGCGCTCACAGTCGTCCTGTGCGTCACCTGTCTGCTTACCGCTTTTACGGTCTCAAAGCTCCTCAGGTATGACATGGGGACAGCGGCGGGTCTGCTAGCCGGGGCATTTACCGAATCCACGGTCATCGGCACGGCGAGCGATGCCATCAATCATCTTAGTATCCCGGCCGAGGAGAAGACCCGGCTCATGAACAATATACCGGTCGCGTACGCTGTCAGTTACCTAGTCGGCACCGCTTTCGTTGTATGGTTCCTGTCGAGTCTCGGACCAAGGTTGATGCGGGTCAACTTGAAGGAGGAGGGCAGGAAACTGCAAGCCCAGATCTCAGGCGAAGAAGAGCAGGAGCCCGGCGTGCAATCAGCTTTTCAGAGTTTCGGGGTCCGGGCGTATAGCGTGACCAATGAGAAACTGGTGAACAAGACCATCGCGGAGATCGAGGCCCTGCCTAAGGAGATGAGGGTCTTTATCTCGCGGGTCCGTCATGAAGGCACGATCATCGAGCCCGAGCAAGCAATGGTCATTCATAAGGGGGACGTGATCGCAGTAATGGCACGCACCGAGGCCCTCATGGCCCGGGGAACCGTGATCGGACCCGAAGTGGAGGATAAGGCCCTCATCGACTTTCCCCAGGAAACCCTGGACGTCGTGATCACAAACAAGGCTGTGGCCGGGAAGACCCTCAGGGAGCTGGTTGCCTTGAATTTTGCCCGTGGCGTCTTTCTGCAGAAACTGCTGCGCGGAGGGGAGCCGATGCCGTTCGCGCTCGAAACGCGCATCGACCGTGGAGATGTTATGAGGATCGTCGGGGCGAGGCGCGATATCGATCTTGCTGCGAAGGAACTGGGGTACGCTGACCGGCCCACGAGCGCCACGGATATGGTCTTTGTAGGTTCAGGCATCGTCCTTGGAGGGCTGGTCGGCCTACTCTCGATAACGATCGGCAAATTGCCGATAACACTCACGGCGAGCGGCGGCGCGCTGATCATGGGCCTGATATTCGGCTGGCTCAGGTCTGTCCGTCCGACCTTCGGCCGTATCCCCGAGCCCGCCATGTGGGTCTTCGACACAGTCGGACTCACCACCTTCATTGCCGTTGTTGGTCTCGGGGCAGGCCCCAGCTTCATAGCGGGACTCAAACACGCCGGGATAAGTTTGGTTTTTGTTGGACTTCTAGTGGCCGTGCTGCCTCACGTCGCGGCGATTCTCTTCGGACGCTATGTCTTAAAGATGAACCCCCTGATCCTTCTGGGCGCATGTTCGGGAGCAGGGACGATAACTGCGGCGCTTCGCGCCATCCAGGATGAGGCGCACAGCAAGCTTCCAGCATTGGGCTATACGGTGCCCTATGCCATTGGGAACATCCTGCTTACAGCATGGGGGCCGGTTATTGTGGCCATGATGGCATGAGGGAAAAAAGAAGCATCTTCGTTCTCTGTAGGGAAATGAGTTACAAGAGACCAAGAATGTATCAGGGATAAATGGTCTTGCATTCATACATAAAGATACGTTCACCCATCCGTATCGGAAAGGAGA includes the following:
- a CDS encoding aspartate 4-decarboxylase is translated as KFIDRMVADSRQVALNHTAGLSMPQQIQMALFSLFALLDKANSYKTLCQLIVRRRYQALWEGLGLPSPPDENRAFYYVELDIMVWAEKVYGPDFVKFLRKNYECTDILFRLAEKSGVVLMHGGGFGGPDWSVRVSLANLPEDTYPKIGQYLKEAAEGYVEEWKAATSKMTKKK
- a CDS encoding type II asparaginase — translated: MTSNMFRSILTTVVALMLIASAAQAKPKIMILATGGTIAGAQASTSEAGYKSGSFSVDDLIKAVPQLKDLADITGEQVANIGSQTMNHEVWLKLAKRVNEVLKGDTDGVVITHGTDTMEETAYFLSLVVKSDKPVVLVGSMRPATAIGADGPANLYDAVALAANPEAKGRGPLVVLNDEIHYAREAQKTNSTALDTFKSPNRGRAGVMNTGKAYFFSTNTTVHTTKSEFSVDGKVVNDLPYVEVVYSYANFGRDTIDFLVGKGVKGIVLAGVGDGNSTDTAIAALAEAAKKGVAVVRSTRTGSGLVVRNVEVDDEKLGFIAAMELNPQKARILLMLGLMNTNDPKKLQDFFMKY
- the aspT gene encoding aspartate-alanine antiporter, translating into MDYFVKALQEHQELAIFLALALGFFIGRFKIGSFTLGTVVGTLLAGVLIGQIDIKVPAIVKTIFFDLFLFTTGYKVGPQFFRGLKKDALSQMALTVVLCVTCLLTAFTVSKLLRYDMGTAAGLLAGAFTESTVIGTASDAINHLSIPAEEKTRLMNNIPVAYAVSYLVGTAFVVWFLSSLGPRLMRVNLKEEGRKLQAQISGEEEQEPGVQSAFQSFGVRAYSVTNEKLVNKTIAEIEALPKEMRVFISRVRHEGTIIEPEQAMVIHKGDVIAVMARTEALMARGTVIGPEVEDKALIDFPQETLDVVITNKAVAGKTLRELVALNFARGVFLQKLLRGGEPMPFALETRIDRGDVMRIVGARRDIDLAAKELGYADRPTSATDMVFVGSGIVLGGLVGLLSITIGKLPITLTASGGALIMGLIFGWLRSVRPTFGRIPEPAMWVFDTVGLTTFIAVVGLGAGPSFIAGLKHAGISLVFVGLLVAVLPHVAAILFGRYVLKMNPLILLGACSGAGTITAALRAIQDEAHSKLPALGYTVPYAIGNILLTAWGPVIVAMMA